The following proteins are co-located in the Corynebacterium casei LMG S-19264 genome:
- a CDS encoding helix-turn-helix domain-containing protein, translating into MVEDQRLLQEVGNRVRSARKKKGLSQESLAHLSGLHRTYVSSIERGERNLSVLNLLTLATVLDVDAATIVASLKRAPKNNV; encoded by the coding sequence GTGGTTGAAGATCAGCGCCTATTGCAGGAAGTAGGCAACCGAGTCCGGTCTGCTCGCAAGAAAAAGGGGTTGTCGCAAGAAAGTCTTGCCCACCTTTCAGGACTCCATCGGACATATGTCAGTTCCATTGAGCGCGGGGAGCGGAATCTCTCAGTGCTTAATTTGCTCACCCTGGCAACAGTTCTAGACGTAGACGCTGCCACAATCGTCGCTAGTCTCAAGCGAGCGCCAAAGAATAACGTCTAG
- a CDS encoding TetR/AcrR family transcriptional regulator has product MMLVRLTLLLVWRGRNRTWQDGVMIRSGRPRRLTTAAIVDAGTKLTLPKLTVRGIASELGVSEMSIYRRAGSIQGLRDLVAEGIVERADFALPNLDDPEDALVDLARRLRDFVLTNPGIAEHLTRLSSATPVSVGRIDRSQAEFAERYGISAAQASILVSTIAEHAVALAAVNPRSHSQVRDSTSLSAAVSTVRAGALATAALSPEERFCWSIRATARGMLGMLGLPIRTDTPLSGG; this is encoded by the coding sequence ATGATGTTAGTAAGGCTAACCTTACTTCTAGTTTGGCGTGGACGCAATCGGACATGGCAGGATGGCGTTATGATCAGATCTGGACGTCCCCGTCGTCTCACCACAGCGGCTATCGTCGACGCGGGCACAAAACTCACGCTCCCGAAGTTGACGGTGCGGGGTATCGCATCCGAACTTGGCGTCAGTGAGATGTCTATCTACCGGCGGGCGGGCAGTATTCAAGGGCTGCGTGACCTTGTCGCGGAAGGGATTGTCGAACGCGCGGACTTTGCGCTTCCAAACCTCGATGACCCTGAAGACGCGCTGGTCGACCTGGCGCGCCGATTACGTGATTTTGTGCTCACAAATCCTGGCATCGCCGAACACCTCACGAGGCTGAGCTCCGCTACGCCGGTATCGGTTGGACGCATTGACCGCTCGCAAGCTGAATTCGCGGAACGCTACGGCATCTCTGCGGCTCAGGCGAGTATTTTGGTTTCGACGATCGCCGAGCACGCGGTAGCTCTTGCCGCCGTAAATCCGCGTTCGCACAGCCAAGTGCGAGATTCCACATCGCTCAGCGCCGCGGTATCGACGGTGCGTGCCGGGGCGCTCGCCACCGCAGCGCTTTCGCCCGAGGAGCGATTCTGCTGGTCGATCCGGGCAACTGCCCGGGGCATGCTGGGGATGCTTGGGCTGCCAATCCGCACCGACACACCATTATCCGGCGGGTGA
- the mobF gene encoding MobF family relaxase, translated as MNAHSVAYYQSTVEENQGPDSYYSEDGTKPAEVWIKAAHATNSTFVSTHLGVENGETVDGKTVHDWFDNAVAPSGAKLGRAPGADGVPGFDLTFCAPKSVSLLWGLGDDPELRTLIDHAHQEAVSEALDYVSEHAGYTRRQDPTVSEKRLMIEKLRGISGVKYEHRTSRAGDPHVHSHVLLANKQLCQDGKIRTLDSKGIYHEARAAGMVYQATLREILSRKLGLEWGEIVNGCAEISGLDDRKVLADFSTRAREIDQWQENNGLETRSNYQRIAQKITRQTKDLDVSLDELETQWAQREHSETVRGFIASLDKNPGGDGAQIYHYGGKTLPDSADILAEVIAERSTFTRADVAEKVAELLPVGAVEPHLMLRTIESLTDAALTSDDSLSVTPDKDPAVDNTQREGAQRFTTTAVIDEVEQAVRLATAVVDAGVSAESIKPIPGALSENQASAMRQVVKSPYRASVIVAPAGAGKTSSLKAARSAWEHAGKTVVGLAPTGKAADVMVGEAVADESMTIARALRAGNASTPGQRVRALGWDRNTVVVVDEAGMVASPELVEILSTVKAAGARTVLVGDPEQYAAVKARSGLLATLSEELPDAVELTEVFRQRSEKEREASTWLRSGDEGLIERAAQWYADNNRVHAGSVTAMLDDALAGWAKDTEHGKQSLLIASTHEQVRALNAAAQKTRAQRKELDLQQPHTRLSDGLEAYIDDTILTRSNDYELVTSAGDVVRNGQRWMVESFTADGSAQVRRLDDTSATVTLSSDYLRDSAQLGYASTGHSAQGATVDIARVVSGVGQLDKASVYVPMTRGRDGNFLYITEEQPGDSETGHGKALPKQRREPKEYARELLTHAVQRDRGDATPHTLYGQARRDWALNRLLTGAVKDPFKGTAIAAYMKGFEQRRSNRFHAHFDMSPELLTEKSSSAQGGTREERIARRHTQFLDERAQAQQQRDKVAEQLTQEIGKLAMLKEQDRDLESRVWDAQRIYDKAERSLSWAQSTQQSRGLFKKLLHGASDQAKVDELTQELEQAQQAYEEISQQHDALASELEVQKDTVERLHERDGELDDRMRFLDSMLFLTENGTSPFAEDQLDSFSSSADSYLGYDDSYDMSSSPVLGLSDDSSDGMEL; from the coding sequence ATGAACGCGCATTCCGTTGCCTATTATCAGTCCACTGTGGAGGAAAATCAGGGGCCTGATTCCTACTATTCTGAGGACGGAACGAAGCCTGCCGAGGTATGGATTAAGGCGGCGCATGCGACAAATTCGACGTTTGTTTCAACGCATTTAGGCGTTGAAAACGGCGAGACTGTCGACGGTAAAACGGTTCATGATTGGTTCGATAACGCCGTTGCTCCGAGTGGGGCAAAGCTCGGTCGGGCACCAGGAGCAGATGGTGTTCCTGGTTTCGATCTGACTTTTTGCGCGCCAAAATCAGTGTCGTTGCTATGGGGATTAGGAGATGATCCGGAGCTGCGAACGCTCATTGATCACGCCCACCAGGAGGCGGTGTCAGAGGCGTTGGACTATGTCAGTGAGCACGCTGGGTATACCCGTCGGCAAGACCCGACGGTATCTGAAAAGCGGTTGATGATTGAAAAACTTCGCGGTATTTCTGGCGTGAAATATGAGCACCGGACATCACGTGCGGGTGATCCTCATGTGCACTCGCACGTGCTGTTGGCGAATAAACAACTGTGCCAAGACGGCAAGATTCGCACGCTGGATTCGAAGGGAATCTATCACGAAGCACGCGCTGCCGGCATGGTGTACCAAGCAACCTTGCGCGAGATTTTAAGCAGAAAACTTGGCCTTGAATGGGGCGAAATTGTTAACGGTTGCGCGGAAATTTCTGGCCTTGATGATCGAAAAGTGTTGGCAGATTTCTCTACTCGGGCACGAGAAATTGACCAATGGCAAGAAAATAATGGACTAGAAACACGCAGTAACTATCAACGCATCGCGCAGAAAATTACGCGCCAAACAAAAGATCTAGACGTTAGTTTGGACGAATTAGAGACGCAGTGGGCGCAGCGTGAGCATAGCGAAACAGTGCGCGGGTTTATCGCTTCTTTGGATAAGAATCCGGGTGGTGATGGTGCGCAGATCTACCATTATGGCGGTAAAACTTTGCCTGATTCGGCTGATATTTTGGCTGAAGTTATTGCCGAACGTTCCACGTTTACGCGTGCCGATGTCGCGGAAAAAGTCGCAGAACTTCTGCCTGTAGGAGCAGTCGAGCCTCACCTGATGCTGCGTACTATCGAATCTTTAACAGATGCGGCACTAACTTCTGATGATTCTTTATCGGTGACTCCGGATAAAGATCCAGCGGTTGATAACACCCAACGCGAGGGCGCACAGCGGTTTACAACGACTGCAGTTATCGATGAAGTAGAACAAGCAGTGCGACTGGCAACGGCTGTTGTCGACGCTGGAGTCAGCGCGGAAAGCATTAAACCTATCCCAGGTGCACTGTCTGAAAATCAGGCATCGGCGATGCGTCAGGTCGTAAAGTCGCCATATCGAGCCAGCGTGATTGTCGCTCCAGCGGGCGCTGGTAAAACCTCATCGCTTAAAGCTGCCCGTAGCGCATGGGAGCATGCAGGAAAAACAGTTGTTGGTCTCGCGCCAACGGGTAAAGCTGCCGATGTCATGGTCGGTGAAGCTGTCGCGGATGAATCGATGACTATTGCTCGCGCATTGCGGGCAGGGAATGCGTCAACGCCTGGGCAACGTGTCAGGGCGTTGGGCTGGGATAGAAATACTGTCGTTGTTGTTGACGAAGCCGGCATGGTGGCTAGTCCTGAACTCGTCGAGATTCTGAGTACGGTGAAAGCAGCAGGTGCTCGCACTGTCTTAGTTGGCGACCCGGAGCAGTACGCGGCGGTGAAAGCTCGTTCTGGTCTGCTCGCGACGTTGTCTGAAGAACTACCTGATGCTGTTGAACTGACAGAGGTGTTCCGCCAGCGCAGCGAGAAAGAACGCGAGGCTTCTACCTGGCTGCGCAGTGGAGACGAAGGACTTATTGAGCGTGCTGCGCAATGGTATGCGGATAATAATCGTGTTCACGCGGGCTCTGTGACCGCGATGCTCGATGATGCTTTGGCAGGCTGGGCGAAAGATACTGAACATGGGAAACAGTCACTGCTTATTGCCTCTACTCATGAACAAGTAAGAGCTTTGAATGCAGCTGCGCAGAAAACACGTGCGCAACGAAAAGAACTAGACCTTCAGCAACCGCATACCCGCTTGTCAGATGGGCTAGAAGCATATATTGACGATACGATTTTGACCCGCAGCAATGACTACGAGCTGGTGACTAGTGCTGGAGACGTGGTACGTAATGGTCAGCGCTGGATGGTGGAATCTTTTACTGCTGATGGGTCTGCGCAGGTACGTCGCCTTGATGATACTTCCGCCACTGTGACGTTAAGTAGCGACTACCTACGAGATAGCGCGCAATTAGGCTATGCCTCGACTGGTCATTCAGCACAAGGCGCCACTGTAGATATTGCCCGTGTGGTCTCTGGCGTTGGCCAGTTAGATAAAGCCAGTGTGTATGTGCCGATGACGCGAGGACGTGACGGAAACTTCCTCTACATCACCGAAGAACAGCCAGGAGATTCTGAGACTGGGCATGGCAAGGCTCTCCCTAAGCAGCGACGAGAACCGAAAGAATATGCCCGTGAACTGCTGACTCATGCCGTACAGCGTGACCGCGGAGACGCTACCCCACATACGTTGTACGGCCAAGCACGACGCGATTGGGCATTAAATCGCTTGCTGACTGGAGCAGTAAAAGATCCGTTTAAAGGCACTGCCATTGCTGCATATATGAAAGGCTTTGAACAGCGCAGAAGCAACCGTTTCCACGCGCACTTTGATATGTCGCCAGAGCTTCTTACTGAAAAAAGCAGCAGTGCCCAGGGTGGGACACGAGAAGAACGCATTGCTCGCCGCCATACTCAGTTCCTGGACGAGCGCGCGCAGGCTCAACAGCAGCGTGACAAAGTTGCTGAGCAACTAACTCAAGAAATCGGCAAGCTCGCCATGCTAAAAGAGCAAGACCGAGACCTAGAATCTCGCGTGTGGGATGCGCAACGCATCTACGACAAAGCGGAGCGCAGCCTTTCGTGGGCGCAGTCGACACAGCAATCGCGCGGCTTGTTTAAGAAACTTCTCCACGGAGCATCTGATCAGGCGAAGGTGGATGAGCTTACCCAGGAACTCGAGCAAGCGCAGCAGGCTTATGAAGAAATAAGCCAGCAGCATGACGCACTTGCATCCGAACTCGAGGTACAGAAGGACACCGTGGAGAGACTGCACGAGCGCGATGGCGAGCTGGACGACAGAATGCGCTTCTTGGACTCCATGCTGTTTTTAACAGAAAACGGGACGAGTCCATTTGCTGAAGATCAACTAGATTCCTTTTCCTCATCAGCTGATAGCTACCTCGGATATGACGATAGCTATGACATGAGTAGCTCTCCTGTTTTGGGGCTTAGCGATGATTCATCTGATGGGATGGAACTCTAA
- a CDS encoding division plane positioning ATPase MipZ, with amino-acid sequence MIISVANLKGGLMRSTNAALLAEAYSRMGKNVAIADTSWDGGAAHWLKLAHQNGNVSPIEVHKFPIDAMLQAHHIAELGDELRANIQQLEESLGDDAVVIVDTNARQEQKLRELDSIVDRVAVPFDGSSMSVEPTRRTLVAINAPTIMFGCGPRADEPMYQEMLNKVGVKATREASVAIGYSEDAQCCRIPDDMPDYEALASELIQ; translated from the coding sequence ATGATTATCTCAGTGGCAAACCTTAAAGGCGGCCTCATGCGCAGCACCAATGCCGCGCTATTGGCAGAAGCGTATAGCCGGATGGGCAAAAACGTCGCTATCGCAGACACATCATGGGACGGAGGGGCAGCACACTGGCTCAAGCTTGCACATCAAAACGGCAATGTCAGCCCCATTGAGGTTCACAAGTTTCCGATTGATGCGATGCTACAAGCTCATCATATAGCTGAGCTTGGCGACGAGCTTCGCGCCAATATTCAACAGCTTGAGGAATCTCTTGGCGATGATGCAGTCGTCATCGTCGATACCAATGCGCGCCAGGAGCAGAAGCTGCGAGAGCTAGATAGCATCGTCGACCGTGTCGCAGTACCCTTCGATGGCTCGTCGATGTCTGTTGAACCAACACGTCGAACCCTTGTGGCCATCAATGCGCCGACCATCATGTTTGGCTGTGGCCCGAGAGCGGATGAACCTATGTATCAAGAAATGTTGAACAAGGTAGGCGTTAAAGCGACCCGCGAAGCGAGCGTTGCCATAGGTTATAGCGAGGATGCTCAGTGCTGCCGTATTCCCGATGATATGCCGGATTATGAAGCGTTGGCCTCTGAGTTAATTCAGTAA
- a CDS encoding ribbon-helix-helix protein, CopG family — MTKQGVHPSGRVVSVRLDEETIERLDNLSERTGRSRGFYLKLAIRAMLPAIEQKHWEHAAAQFEEDVIDRRFREIMTQALGSDNDQK, encoded by the coding sequence ATGACAAAGCAAGGAGTTCATCCGTCTGGAAGGGTTGTCTCTGTTCGCCTTGACGAAGAAACAATCGAGAGGCTCGATAACCTTTCGGAGCGCACGGGGCGCTCGCGTGGGTTCTATTTAAAGTTGGCGATTCGAGCTATGCTTCCGGCGATTGAGCAAAAGCATTGGGAGCATGCTGCCGCACAATTTGAAGAGGACGTTATCGACCGTAGGTTCCGAGAAATTATGACCCAGGCATTAGGGTCTGACAACGACCAAAAATGA
- a CDS encoding ParA family protein produces MILGIVNIKGGVGKTTTAIYLGSALAAEGKKVTLIDLDRQGTAMDWAESAQEAGTPLGFEVSIAIPRQLERITSSLADDEVVIIDTPPGDEPSINATLQVSDFIIIPAAPRGADVAQMWKVIDVLEQTPYAALLTQVRAGTTAISEAIDALKEADVSFFETVIPLREAFHRSFRTKPTDLGEYAQVLAEIKESF; encoded by the coding sequence ATGATTCTAGGAATCGTTAATATTAAAGGCGGGGTGGGAAAAACAACGACGGCAATCTACCTAGGAAGTGCTCTTGCTGCTGAAGGCAAGAAGGTCACGCTGATAGATCTTGACCGTCAAGGCACTGCGATGGATTGGGCGGAATCCGCTCAAGAAGCTGGCACGCCGCTCGGCTTTGAAGTCTCAATTGCTATTCCTCGACAGCTCGAGCGCATTACGTCCTCGCTAGCTGACGATGAGGTAGTCATCATTGATACTCCGCCTGGAGATGAACCATCTATTAACGCCACGTTGCAGGTATCAGATTTTATTATCATCCCTGCCGCTCCACGAGGCGCAGATGTTGCGCAGATGTGGAAAGTTATCGACGTTCTTGAACAAACCCCTTACGCAGCTTTGCTCACTCAAGTGCGTGCTGGAACGACCGCAATATCGGAAGCAATCGATGCGCTTAAAGAAGCAGACGTGAGTTTCTTTGAAACAGTTATTCCTTTGCGAGAAGCTTTCCACCGCAGTTTCAGGACTAAACCAACTGATTTAGGTGAGTACGCCCAAGTGCTCGCCGAGATAAAGGAGTCGTTTTAA